A region from the Acanthopagrus latus isolate v.2019 chromosome 8, fAcaLat1.1, whole genome shotgun sequence genome encodes:
- the fam185a gene encoding protein FAM185A, translating into MFWSSAGQRGCVGLLRCWSLTAGTRTLSTPKCPLHTSRLFSISAPSKCPTQEEVKPPLRQWALEVSPFSTVRAQLGCSISVRPLDVHAFPEADRAFVSVHGTDTEPEVDLDHLHVRYDEQKKELLISAEKVHSSVLIDLSAPIKNNLFITTRGEGNVQVKNMDCDVCKVHTEMGNCLLHSVKAHRVEVKSSGGDVTGSGTIHGNVDISTSGDSAVDVKKLQGTKMNVSTERGPLKVKAIYAESSCVSSCSGRVELGHVHGNATVKNMSGDTVVDGSNNFLKVSSDSGGIDVYVGDGGSAELHSQEGALCVRVPSSLKAGVELCGASVDISPEVVLQGVENNTTEGQTTVSGYMNGESAVDRWVKARADRGSVRLKTQSWFESLKLGS; encoded by the exons ATGTTTTGGAGCTCAGCAGGTCAGCGGGGATGTGTCGGACTCCTCCGCTGCTGGTCCCTCACAGCCGGCACCAGGACACTCTCAACCCCCAAGTGTCCTCTGCATACCTCACGgctcttctccatctctgctcccTCCAAGTGTCCCACTCAGGAGGAGGTGAAGCCGCCTCTGAGGCAGTGGGCTCTGGAGGTGAGTCCCTTCAGCACCGTGCGGGCACAGCTGGGCTGCAGCATCTCCGTCCGCCCGCTGGACGTGCACGCCTTCCCGGAGGCTGACCGAGCCTTCGTCTCCGTCCACGGGACAGACACCGAGCCAGAGGTCGACCTGGACCACCTGCACGTCCGCTATGATGAGCAGAAGAAGGAGCTGCTCATCTCAGCCGAGAAGGTCCACAGCAGCGTGCTGATAGATCTGTCTGCACCTATAAAGAACA ATCTGTTCATCACGACTAGAGGGGAAGGCAACGTGCAGGTGAAGAACATGGACTGTGATGTCTGCAAGGTGCACACAGAGATGGGAAACTGTTTGCTGCACTCTGTCAAG GCGCACCGAGTTGAGGTCAAGTCCAGTGGAGGTGATGTTACAGGCTCAGGCACCATCCATGGGAATGTGGACATCAGCACATCTGGAGACAGC GCAGTGGACGTCAAGAAGCTCCAGGGCACCAAAATGAATGTTTCAACAGAACGTGGCCCTCTGAAGGTCAAAGCCATCTATGCTGAGTCCAGCTGCGTCTCCTCCTGCTCGGGCAGAGTAGAACTGGGGCATGTGCACG GTAACGCGACTGTGAAGAACATGTCTGGAGATACAGTTGTTG ACGGTTCAAACAATTTCCTGAAGGTTTCCTCTGACAGTGGAGGCATCGACGTCTACGTGGGTGACGGTGGCAGCGCCGAACTCCACAGTCAGGAAG GAgcgttgtgtgtgcgtgtccccTCCTCGCTGAAAGCTGGGGTGGAGCTCTGTGGAGCGTCGGTGGATATCAGCCCAGAGGTTGTTCTGCAGGGagtagaaaacaacacaactgaaGGCCAAACCACAGTTAGTG gcTATATGAACGGAGAGTCTGCAGTGGACCGGTGGGTTAAAGCTCGGGCAGACAGAGGctcagtcagactgaagacACAGAGCTGGTTTGAGTCCCTGAAGCTCGGGAGCTGA